The following DNA comes from Candidatus Micrarchaeia archaeon.
TTTCAAAAGAAACAGGCGTGAGGATGCCGGTCGCGGTCCCCTCAATCCACCTCAGGGAAGCGGCGAAGGTGTACAAGGACACGTTCGCACAGCACGTTGACGACAACAAGCCCGGCGCGTTCACGGGCTCCATCCCGGCCGAGGCGGTAAAGGAAGCAAAAGCATCGGGTTCCCTGCTCAACCACTCCGAACGCAAGGTGAATTTCGAAAAGATAAAACTCACTCTGGACAGGATGAACGAGCTGAAGCTCGAAACCGTGATATGCGCGGAAAGCCAGGAGGAAGTGCTCAAAATCGGGCGCCTGAACGGCAAGTACATCGCGATAGAGCCTCCGGAGCTCATAGGCAGCGGAATTTCGGTCTCGAACGCGAAGCCCGAAGTGATAAGAAACACAGTGGAAACCATCGCAACCATAAACGGAGACATGAAGGTGCTCTGCGGCGCGGGCATAGGCACGAAAGAAGACGTGCGGAAAAGCCTGGAATTGGGCGCGAAAGGCGTGCTTCTCGCCTCTGCATTCGTCAATTCCAAAAATCCAAGGGAATTCCTGCGCTCACTTGCCTCTGGCTTTTAGCATGCTTTCGTAGAAAGCCACCATGTCCCTGGCGCAGGCGTTTATCTCGTATTTCCTGGCTGCGGCGCTCGCGTTCTTCGCCATTTTCTCCCTGTTGTTCAGGGCGAGTATTATCTTCTCGGAAAAATCCCCGGCTTCGGAGAAATGGTATCCGCTTTCGCCGTCGCTCACGAATTCGGCGGCCGCGCTGTCTTTGGGCACTACGGCCGGAGTTCCGGTAGCCATTGCCTCAAGCACCACGAGCCCCTGCGTGTCGAAAAACGAAGGGAAGGCGAAAACGTCCGCGGCCCTGTAGAGCGCCGCCATCTCGTTCTGGGGCACGTAGCCGGCGAACACGAAGCTCTCGGCAAGGCCCTTGGACTTCACCAAGTCCTTGTAGTACTGCTCAGCAGGCCCTGTCCCGGCTATGACGAATTTCGCATTCGGCATCTTGTTGACTGTGCTCTGGGCCGCGTCTATTAGGAGCGCAAGGTTCTTCTCAATCACCAGGCGGCCAACGAAAAGCACTATCGGGCCCCCGGGATTGTACCTCTTCTTCATGAATTCGTACTCCACTGCCGGATGGAAGCTCTTGAGGTCCAGCCCTGCGGGCTTCACAAGCACGTTTTTCACCCCCTGCTTCTCCAGTATCGCAGCTGCGAAGGAGCTCGGGGCGATGACCTTGTCGAAATTTGAAAAATACCATGTGAGATATTTCCACGCGACCGACTCGAAAAGCTTCTGCAGGTCCTCGCGGTTGCTCAGGTAGTGCGTCGCGTCAGAAACCATCGTGTGGAACGACACAATTGCAGGGACCCCTATCTTTTTTGCCGCCTGGAAAGCCGCGATGCCTGTCGTTGCGACGCCGTGCGAGTGCACTATGTCCGGCTTTATCTCCTTTATCAGGTTCGTCCCGGATATGAACGGGAAGAGCG
Coding sequences within:
- the tpiA gene encoding triose-phosphate isomerase, with the translated sequence MIVLNLKTYPASIEKALDFVQIAKEISKETGVRMPVAVPSIHLREAAKVYKDTFAQHVDDNKPGAFTGSIPAEAVKEAKASGSLLNHSERKVNFEKIKLTLDRMNELKLETVICAESQEEVLKIGRLNGKYIAIEPPELIGSGISVSNAKPEVIRNTVETIATINGDMKVLCGAGIGTKEDVRKSLELGAKGVLLASAFVNSKNPREFLRSLASGF
- a CDS encoding glycosyltransferase encodes the protein MKIAFFSDTYLPNTDGVVTYITSYKRVLEEMGHEVYVFAPGTKKQKEENKDPRVHYFTSATFKPYPDYRIALFPFISGTNLIKEIKPDIVHSHGVATTGIAAFQAAKKIGVPAIVSFHTMVSDATHYLSNREDLQKLFESVAWKYLTWYFSNFDKVIAPSSFAAAILEKQGVKNVLVKPAGLDLKSFHPAVEYEFMKKRYNPGGPIVLFVGRLVIEKNLALLIDAAQSTVNKMPNAKFVIAGTGPAEQYYKDLVKSKGLAESFVFAGYVPQNEMAALYRAADVFAFPSFFDTQGLVVLEAMATGTPAVVPKDSAAAEFVSDGESGYHFSEAGDFSEKIILALNNREKMAKNASAAARKYEINACARDMVAFYESMLKARGK